In Labrus bergylta chromosome 1, fLabBer1.1, whole genome shotgun sequence, one genomic interval encodes:
- the LOC109991526 gene encoding extracellular superoxide dismutase [Cu-Zn]-like, with amino-acid sequence MRLNGPLSILRAALLVLLAGHHRCVSGSYTPPEALENNGTMFAVCKMRPSSSLPSGLLKVTGQVLFRQDEHEALEVLLRFNGLPKEGAQDARAVHIHQYGDLSHGCDSTGGHYNPEVVYHPNHPGDFGNFVPQQGKINAVIKSQASLFGDQSVIGRAVVIHEKIDDMGRGGDTGSLLHGNAGRRLGCCIIGISSSTLWNMHHKQYTRRLRKN; translated from the exons ATGCGTCTGAACGG ACCGCTGAGCATACTGAGAGCAGCCCTATTGGTTCTGCTGGCTGGCCACCACCGATGTGTCTCAGGCAGTTATACCCCTCCAGAGGCTCTCGAGAACAATGGCACCATGTTTGCAGTCTGTAAAATGAGACCCAGCAGCTCTCTACCTAGTGGACTGCTCAAAGTGACCGGCCAAGTGCTGTTCAGACAGGACGAGCACGAAGCACTTGAAGTCCTGCTTCGGTTCAATGGCCTCCCCAAAGAGGGCGCTCAGGATGCCAGAGCGGTACACATCCATCAGTATGGAGACCTGAGCCATGGCTGCGACTCCACCGGAGGCCACTACAACCCAGAAGTAGTGTACCACCCCAACCACCCCGGAGACTTCGGTAACTTTGTGCCCCAGCAAGGTAAAATCAACGCAGTAATCAAATCCCAGGCGTCGCTGTTTGGAGATCAGTCTGTGATTGGAAGAGCCGTGGTGATCCACGAGAAGATCGACGACATGGGGCGTGGCGGAGACACTGGGAGTCTGCTGCATGGAAACGCAGGCCGGAGGCTCGGCTGCTGTATTATTGggatctcctcctccactctgtggaACATGCATCATAAGCAGTACACCAGGAGGCTGAGGAAAAATTGA